Proteins encoded in a region of the Anopheles aquasalis chromosome 2, idAnoAquaMG_Q_19, whole genome shotgun sequence genome:
- the LOC126577537 gene encoding alpha-(1,3)-fucosyltransferase C-like, whose protein sequence is MRRNRIEGNHNHTTQQQFYNFTLEMVNNLPALYVEDHDESEKEVNRTRYILLYTSFYEDASWGLPSVTVGTDYFKAKRCPVTNCVMTTDHGLVKPITEYDALVYHGARRWKVKPPRERARRQIYIAAIWESPAHTEHPLGPETNSFFNWTMTYRLDSDILFYYGIIVDLESGEVVSPAYKPIWRYGFDAYRNATLVKLVSRKRVMAAQFVSHCGAVSKRDQLVQSLQDAGLMVDVYGLCGNYTCYHKSKSCGQMLDKVYWFYLSFENSLYVDYVTEKLYNALEHNVVPIVYGGANYSRFAPPGSYIDVQDYGSAKQLVDYLRYLIENPQEYVKYFWWKQHYAIDKSSSVWCQVCEKLHSVSTRTAVQYYRNIHSWWHDSASTAKQKLKF, encoded by the exons ATGAGGAGAAATCGGATCGAGGGAAATcacaaccacacaacacaacaacaattcTACAACTTCACACTCGAAATGGTTAACAACCTACCGGCACTCTATGTGGAGGATCACGATGAGTCCGAGAAGGAAGTCAATCGTACACGATACATCCTGCTCTACACTAGTTTTTACGAGGATGCCAGTTGGGGCTTACCATCCGTCACGGTCGGCACGGACTACTTCAAGGCTAAACGGTGCCCGGTCACCAACTGTGTTATGACGACTGACCACGGGCTGGTGAAGCCAATTACGGAGTATGATGCACTCGTCTACCATGGCGCCAGACGCTGGAAAGTGAAACCACCGCGGGAGCGGGCGCGCAGGCAGATTTACATCGCAGCCATCTGGGAGTCACCGGCGCACACCGAGCATCCGCTCGGGCCAGAAACGAACTCTTTCTTCAACTGGACCATGACGTACCGGCTGGACTCGGACATTCTGTTCTACTACGGCATCATAGTGGACCTGGAGAGTGGAGAGGTGGTGAGCCCAGCCTACAAACCGATCTGGCGCTATGGTTTTGATGCGTACAGGAACGCAACCTTAGTGAAGCTGGTGAGCCGGAAGCGCGTGATGGCGGCTCAGTTTGTTTCGCACTGCGGTGCTGTATCGAAGCGTGATCAGTTGGTGCAATCGTTGCAAGATGCTGGTCTAATGGTTGATGTGTACGGTTTATGTGGCAATTACAC CTGCTACCATAAGAGCAAGAGTTGTGGACAGATGTTGGATAAGGTTTACTGGTTTTACCTTTCGTTTGAGAACTCACTGTACGTCGACTACGTCACGGAGAAGCTGTACAACGCGCTCGAGCACAACGTCGTTCCGATCGTGTACGGCGGAGCCAACTACTCCCGCTTCGCCCCTCCCGGCTCCTACATCGATGTGCAGGATTACGGATCCGCCAAACAGCTCGTCGATTATCTGCGATATCTGATCGAAAATCCACAAGAGTACGTAAAGTACTTCTGGTGGAAGCAGCACTACGCGATCGATAAGTCCTCTTCTGTGTGGTGTCAGGTGTGCGAAAAGCTGCACTCCGTCAGCACCAGGACGGCGGTACAGTACTACCGCAATATACATTCCTGGTGGCACGATAGTGCCAGCACGGCCAAACAGAAGCTTAAGTTTTGA